The genomic window tgcattgaagtaaagagaacatgaattaaattgctgaaacttaaagaacaagaaattaaatggcagaaacttaaagtgcaagaaatgtaaattgcggaatcttaaagtgcaaggaatataaattgcttgaaatgtaaagggaattggggaatggatacttgcagaattaaattgcattgaagtaaagagaacaagaaataaattgctgaaacttaaagaacaagaaattaaatggcaaaaacttaaagtgcaagaaatgtaaatttcagaatcttaaagtgcaaggaatgtaaattgcttgaaatgtaaaggggattgggatgtggatttgcagaaattaaataaggaaaaactaaattgcatcaaacagaagagggaaagggaattgggattgaaccggatcttgaagcagtaaagtaaatgaacattaaaagcaagaaacagagAATATAAAATTGAGATCTCagggcccagagactagaaaaccaagtctagatctcaatgccttcctagatccaacaagaacaattgcaaggaaaatgtaaattgcaaagaaaagaggAAGAACAATGAACCGGAAATGGAATTCAAtaaacagtaaagaaacagagagatccaagattgagattgaaattaGAAAGTCTCTTTCAAGTTTCAAgtgacatactgctatgacctctcattattcctttatccttggctattactttattcaaaagctttatttgagtgtcatgtgtagcaagttcattttcttttctttatacttgacacattattcactatagacacttggctcatattccttcttaaaacattgatgcccagcacctctatgggctactaaatgccttgtagttaggttgctcttgatagtggactttcagctgatgatcccgggttagttaacccaagtcaccaagtgttaaagcactcctaagagcttactaatccaagcagatcctagtacaaagacatcacaggcatatattttaaggttcaagctattggtgtccagctttgtttctttttgtttttcttttgttttgccactttttggctccctttgttctttccttctttttagtTTTCCTTTCTAACCAAGAAATTTAATTCAATTGAGATTCCTAGACAGTAagccactctttacttagaaggagatatcctagctctttattcactaaaagtgagctattatacaatcacacacataccaccacttacttttattccacttctatctaacagagaccatttcacttcacattcaaactgttcttttattgaatttaaagatgcaggggacaatacatacttcttgtcaagtgaagataaacacacaagcacacacataaactagcctatttattttaaaagaaacaaacataatgcaaagactttTAAATGACAACTCAAAAATGCAAAGATAACTTAGAACAGAtagaatgcatgatttttttctttgaacaaggagcaagtccacctttcatttgtcatgcctcttctttctcctttcatacacttggCTGCTAGTGTTCCCACCATCCTTGTTTGGTGTCTGTTGATCTTGCCAAAAGCCAGCCTTATTCATAGCCTCCTCCACTCTATGTTTAAGTGGTTGGAGTTTAAAGTAGAAGAAAGGTTGCACAAGGCTTGttatgttgaggagtgattcggttatgtgcatggcttgaaggtggtatgcttttaaatgagcaaTAAAGGGCTAGGATGCAATTAGACACTATGGGAATCAAGGGTGTGCATGTGAGGATGAATGAAGACAAGATTTGCTCCTTCCTttgcctttgccgtgatcattctcaaggagtggcagatttcttccTTGAAGCATGTGATAGGATTTTGTCcttatgctatgctttcctttgtcttgtctttttcattgaagattctttgacctcctagtcatcacaacaagacaaccTATATTAGTCTTACCCAACCGTAGCACTATTGTTctttttagtaaaaatatgtgaACCATCACTTCTTATCTCATGTGAACCGTGACACTCtttttggaggacaccaaacttagtgtttggtaatGTATAAAGAAAATGAGTTTCTTCCTCCAATTGGTGAAATTCAAAAGTTACATGttcataagaattgttttcatcatactttcttttttttttctttttctttttcttttcttttttttttcatgaaggattaaTTGCATCCTTGAATcggtgcatcaaggtttgatgaacaccaaacttatttcttgtcaaagggtcaatcacaattaatgccttcatttttgaaaaaaaaaatttctatttataAGGTTTTGGAAAATAACAcatgtatgattattgatgcatgagtttcaaattttcatgaagctatgtggacaccaaacttagtgttcggCCATATGCTCTTTttaagtgcaagaaatgtaaattgcgaaaTCTTAAatgttccaacgttagcctccaagttagggggctaacgttggcgcaaatgttggTGGCCCAGGGAGGAAGTTTCtcttgccaacgttagcctccaagttagggggctaacgttggctcaaacatgGGGAGCCCAGGGAGTACTTCatgcccaacgttagcctccaagttagagggctaacgttggggctaacttcatgcctccaagttcaatttcacttattcctttcttcacttctagccattcctctttgcttcaacttttttccaagctttcttcacctatcataaatcaaccaaactcatcaaagctatgctcaaaatcatgagatattcaatctttcataatatgcaacaaatatagcacaaaacctcatgaaatggcatgaattcatatatggttggttcaatcaagggaaacatgaaaatctactcaattagcttgcttgtagctcaagaaagtgcataattctaatgaaaactaaagaaaaatactagctaaaataggctaagatgacttgtcatcacaaacTAAAATAGAGTGAAGGCAGAATGGTAGaatctatgcaatgcaatctatctaaatgcaagctacctaaatgaatcatgcaattctaattactatccacctatatacataaagcttacatgtggtcaaattttcaaggaattatttatgcacaaccaagggctaaatcatattaaaacacattcacaattgagttgagttgatgaaaagagttcacaaacttgaaAGACAAATAATGATCAAACATGGGtatatggagatgagctattgaatcatcactggatttgtatatgcactctaatcacttagtgtttggggttaatcactctactcttctctagtcatgctttctaagactttgttcttcatctaaccaatcaacaaatatttaatgtacaaatacaaacatcatgaggtcttttcaaggttgtaatggggttaaggcaaaggtgagggtatatatatatggctaagtgagctatgaattgaatctttgattagtttaagatctcatataacatatacatactctatacaactctaaaattatgcctagctacctataattcccactttttcatTTCACTTTCATGTACcaaatcatttttaattttattacatATGTATTGATCTTTTACTAAATTTAATACTGGGacaattttgtccccttatttatttatttaattatagggatttttttattttttattttttttgaataaacataacatatatcaatgcacgtggtattttaattattttggtttcacatgagcatgcactCCAAATTCCAAATAATTTGTCAATTCAATAttttcctatcaacccaagttgccacggttccccacacttaattgatacacaatctctatcttaagctaaccaaagattcaaattgggataaataaatttgtttttcttcttaaggccagtgatgtgataaaatacataataaatggggattaaaaggctcaaagtggcaaacaaaggtgattgaaagggtatgctttttggaataagtgagcaaaacaaataatggcctcaatcatatgcaagcatgtaaatacattaaatagtggacatatagaatggaacaaagtaaagtctgcaattatagagaagaagacacacaagaataaaatattatggctaaataatgtaaccatgtaattaagctcaaatctcataggttgtgtgttcttaactcaaagaCCATATATTAGtcatgtatatcatgcaagtaagaTTAAGGagtttcaactcaaatcaatgtgaatctttaaatggcttttataaaaataaatatattccttGAAAATGTTGTCAATTGACCAACATTTAttactatttatatatatatatatatatatatatatatatatatatatatatatatatatatagtggaaTGTTGGTTAATTGACAACATTTTCAAGGAATATATTTATTGTGATTGTGAAAatctaaaaatttctagtttactctctattttcaattaaaccaaattctcatatgctaaaaagggtaaactaaacttaataatctatatttttctatatcacaactaataactaagagtgcaaatcaagctaaatatctaagatatatacagcccaaagtgcaaaatataataaagtagaaataaacaaaagtacagtaaaagaaaatgtgcaaaTACTGGaatgaaaataagataaaataaaataaaataaaaatacagaaaatgaaacaaaataggatgaaaagggTCTGAattagttcaccaaaataaagtccgccagagatggcgacctccccacacttacataatagcatcgtcctcgatgctcagtcaagctgggtgtgaagggtcGTCACCGCCTGAAGAGTGTACTAATGCTGTCTCTGTGGGCTCTGGCAGTGTAGGAGTCTGTGGCTCTGCCTGTATAGGGGCCTGGGGCTCTGCCTGCTGTGTCTGTTGAAGCTCCTCGTGCTGGGGCTCCTCGTGTTGGGGCTCTGCCTGTGCCTCCTCCTCCTGCTCATCCGCCTCCTTCTCAGGTGGCTCTGATGGTGTATCAGGCTCGGAGGGAATGTCAGTATGGCTCGACCTGATCATTAGCTTTagatgctcatagcgtcgcttactGCGATGCTCAGACCGCTCATAACGCCACtggttgcgacgctccatctgatcCAGTCGCTCAAAGAGTCGATGCACTAGGTGGTAGATGGGCTGGGAAGCTGGTGATGGTGCTGTGGATGTGGGTGGTGCAGCAGGTGCTgaaggagtagcagatgatgtggCTGCGTCAGCGAAGGCAGTAAGAGAAGGAGGTCTGTGGCCCAGAGCTTTGAACCTCTTGCCGTGTGGGATGATCTTTCTGCAGTCGGCAGCTGGGGGCTTCTCATCCTCAGgctcccagggtacctcagcCCGGTGGGCCATATGAGTAATCAGATATGGGAATGGCAGAGTGCCTCACACATGAACTCTAGCCATGGAgtgcctgatgacaagtcatcctagcctattttagctagtctttttctcttgttttcattagaattgtgcactttcttgagctacaagcaagctaattgagtagattttcatgtttcccttgattgaaccaaccatatatgaattcatgccattttaTGAGGTTtcatgctatatttgttgcatattatgaaagaatgaatatctcatgattttgagcatagctttgatgagtttggttgattaatgataggtgaagaaagcttggagaaaggttgaagcaagaaggaatggctaggagtgatgagaggacaatggaataagtgaaattgaaccaggaagcaaaaagctggacctaaagttagcatcaaacttttgcacaaacttttggttgaaaagttagccccaacgttagccccctaacttggaggctaacgttggaacttgaaaattctcccctgggcttcaaaagtttgcgccaacgttagccctctaactttgaggctaacttttgctaacctcaaaaccggttcaattggttcactttggttcttctctaaacttcaagagcaatcaaccaaggcctctttcaacccaattccaccaagagcaaaggcccaactcaaggcttgaagatcatttgaagaaagtgtataaataggatagaattcaagttcttcggggagctttccttttggaattttcataatagttttcggagagcttttattattgagtgaactttaatttcttagttttattgctttcaatttcaattacacttgtcttggatcttggattggagaattgaagaaattctatttcaatctcaatcttggatctctctgtttctttactgttaattgaatttcatttccggttaattgctcttcatctattctctttgcaatttacaattcccttgcaattgttcttattggatctaggaaggcattgagatctagacttagttttctagtctctgggtcctgagatccaaatctccaatttacattctgtttcttcCTTTCCatgtttatttacttttctgctataaGATCCGATCCAACCCCAAtccccttttactcttctgtttgatgcaatttaacttttccttgtttaatttctacaaatcCACGTCCCAATCCcatttacatttcaagcaatttacattccttgcactttaagattccgcaatttacatttcttgcactctgagtttctgccatttaatttcttgttccttaagattcagcaatttaatttcctgctctctttactttcatgcaatttacattctgcaaatcacaaatcacccaaccaacactcgattcgcttgactaaatcaaccactaaactaaaattgctcaatccttcaatccctgtgggatcgacctcactcccgtgagtttttattacttgatgcgacccggtacacttgccggctagatttgtgtgttttgggagaaatttatttttccaccaaaatactcatcagtgcCTGATGAACCGTGGAAGGTACAGATCCTTGCCTTCCATAATACACCAGATAAGAAGGATCATAGCAGTTGGCACCTCTatctcgtgagtgctcggcatcacatagttgctcaggaTTTGTTGCCATATccgagcctcatcattaagataaataatttttatgccTTTTGGGTTCACTGTCGACTTACCCATAGCCCATGGGACAGCTGGATCAACGGCTATGGTGCACTTCACTGCCTCCCAGTCAAAGCTCATGAACCTCATGGattcctcagccttttggtagcCATCTGGCTCGCCTGATTTaggctggaaatggaggatatcctcaatgacctcctcagtgactaaaatctgcttccctctgagctgTACTACATCCAGGGTCGTCTtgtaatagttgcagtaaaattccctaacccaagatgcactaacctcagtcaaattcctttctagaaagaaccagcctctgtGTTTTATCTGCTTTCTAGTGTATTGTTGTAATTCATTGGGTATTCTGAGGGTCTTTTCCAAATACAGGTGCCTCTTAGTCACGAAGACCTCATATTTTAGTTCACAGTAGCGATTTGTAAACTTGATCGGATCAGTCGCAGGCACTAATTGATCCACTTTTTCCTACGGAGTGAAGTTTTTCTCACaccaggaatcatcatgcagaATATTCGATAGAGCCATAGATGATTGGCCACTTTTCCTTTTACCCGTGGTGGCCTTagcctttcccttttcttttgggtcagacatcctgaaaaacagaaatttcAGGATATAATTTATCAAACTAGAGTAGGAAAAACAGGAAGGCAAATAGTATTTAAGCAATCGAAGTAGTAGATGGGCAAAAGAGGAATGAAAATCAAAGCATGAAGTGAGTCAGATAGATATAGAATGTTGGACTGAATGCAAGGTAAAATTCAAAGAATTCAATTataaatcacaatccaaaactaTTAAATGAAATGCAGGATGCTTGTTTGTCAGGAAACAACAATAAACATGCCTTAAAAGGGGTTGAAAGGAGTTAGTGTAAAACTTAGAAAAAAGTTAGAAAGTCAATGAAGTCAAGAGTTAAAAAAAAGGAAAGTTAAAGTTAGTGGCATGGTACTGTAGCTCCTAGCAAATAGAAGTTTACGAGATTGAAGAACAagcaactcacattcaagcaggtaattgatgaacggataatttataccctttttggcattgtttttacatagtttttagtatgtttttgttactttttattatatttttattattttttattcaaaaatcacatttttggactttactacgagtttgtatgtttttctgtgatttcaggtattttctggctgaaattgagggacctgagcaaaaatctgattcagaggctgaaaaaggactgcagatgctgttggattctgacctccctgcactcgaagtggattttcttgagctacagaagctcaatttgtGCGCACtaaattgctttggaaagtagacatcttggactttccagcaatatataatagtccatactttatccgagatttgatggcccaaactggcgttcaaagttagcctaaaacatcttggcgtaaaacgcccaaactggcaccagaattggagttaaacgcccaaactggcaccaaagctggtgtttaactccaggaacagcctaagcacgaaaaaccttcaatgctcagcccaagcacacaccaagtgggcctcgaaagtggatttctgcacgatctgcacttagttattcattttctataaaccctagttactagtttagtataaaaactacttttagtgatttattttatatctttggggATCATTTTTGATCTTTTTGATCAttttggaacttgtatgttcatgtttggaggctggcctcacggccatgcctagacctcttttcacttatgtattttctacggtggagtttctacaccccatagattaaggtgtggagctctgctgttcttcatgaattaatacaagtactattgtttttctattcaattcacacctacttcttctccaagatatactctcgtacttaattcagttaagtcagaatgaaggggtgacctgtgacaatcacccaatcttcgttactcgcttagccaagatcgcgtgcctgacaaccacaaagtgatctacatgatgttcaacatagtcattggacaacagttggagtatactctcttggatatctaattcACGgatcgagtccgtgagattagtatctttgtggtataggctagaaccattggcagtattcctgggatccggaaactctaaaccttgtctgtggtattccgagtaggatctgggaagggatgactgtgacgagcttcaaacttgcgaatgttgggcgcagtgacagtgtgcaaaagaacaatggtcctattccgacgctagcgggaaccgacagatgattagccgtgcggtgacagcgcatatggatttgttttcatccgagaggatcatacagcttgccatggaatgaggtaacacatggttggaagaaggcagtaggaaagcagaggttctgaagcaacaaagcatctccatacgcttatctgaaattcccacaagtgaattacataagtaactttatttctattatattttatttatattttaattattaaaacctcataaccatttgaatccgcctgactgagatttacaaggatgaccatagcttgcttcaagccgacaatctccgtgggatcgacccttactcacgtaaggtattacttggacgacccagtgcacttgctggttagttacacggagttgtgaagaagtgttgagaccacgtcacgcgcaccaagtttttggcgccgttgcggggAACAAACAattcgcgtaccaagtttttggcgctgttggcggggattgttcgagtttggacaactgacggttcatcttgttgcttagattaggtaattttattttatgtttaagctttttacttttttattttcgaaaaaattttcaaaaatacaaaaaaaaatttttctattctgttcttcagagttttaagaatgaattctagagtttcatgatgatatgttgaagcctggctggctgtgaagccatgtctaatcttttggaccgaggtttcaacttatcatcacaagagcttgttgatttctatcaattttgctattgagagtaatgatctgctaaagcttggctggtcattggccatgtctagtgttttggaccgaagctttcattgaaagcttggctggctagtaagccatgtctaattcctggaccggagttttagactaacattgtaatgattcctggaattctcattaagaattttgaagtcctttttctctttttccatataattttcgaaaaatcacaaaaaaatttataaaatcataaaaataaaaaatattttatgtttcttgtttgagtctagtgtctaatcttaagtttggtgtcctgcatgtctttattcttcttgcatttttcgaatatatgcattatgttcttcattgatcttcaagttattcttgatgattttcttgctctgatctttaaattctcttattttgtgtcttttgttgtttcttacatgcatttttaaattgttatagtccttagtatacaaacttctgagtttggtgtcttgcatgcattgtttatttgatcttagttgcatttttttattgtttctcatcattaaaaattcaaaagaatgttcaaaactatgtcttttcaagtcaataatacagagaattgaagattcagaatattcagcagaggaattacacagaagaagctgggcattcaaaacgcccagtgaagaaggaaaactggcgtttaaatgccagccagggtacctggctgggcgttaaacgcccaaaaaggtagcattttgggcgttaaatgccagaatggatgccattctgggcgtttaacgccaggaggacacttgagggaagattttgtttttaattcaaatgtttttcaaatcatatcttttcaatcatatcctttcaaaatcaatttattttcaatttattttattttttatttattactattttcgaaaatccttactACAATtggtgatttaattcaaaattttcaagttattacttgcctattaagaaaggatcatatcttttaattctagaatcatatcttttaatttcttgttggacaagtaatcaactttaattttaaaaactttcttcttttaaatttgattctcaatcatatcttctcaatcatatcttttcaatcacatctttttcaaaattaattttcaatcatatctttttgatttctaatttcaaaatctttttcaaaaatcacttaatttctttcccaatcttagttttcgaaaatcatttaccaaattttcaaaatttcttttaattatttcaaaatctttttactttatttttgaaaattcttcccctcttctcaaatccttctatttaagggactaacacttcTCCATTATCAGCAATTCaaactctgtccctcttgataagttcgaattctttcttctctacctcatctttctatttttattttcctctgacacctcaaggaatctctatactgtgacatagaggattctatattttcttctcctctcttttcatatgagcaggagcaaggacaagggcattcttgttgaagctgatcctaaacctgaaaggaccttgaagagaaagctaagagaagctaaagtacaactctctgtagaggacctaacaaagtttttcaaacaagaagaagccatggcagccgaaaacaacaacaatgccaacaatgcaaggaaggtgcttggtgactttactgcacctactcctgacttttatgggagaagcatctcaatccctgccattggaaaactttgagcttaagcctcaattagtttctctaatgcaacagaattacaagtttcatggacttccattggaatatcctcatcagttcttagctgaattcttgcaaatctgtgacactgtcaagaccaatggggttgatcccgagttctacaagcttatgctttttccctttgctgtaagagatagagctaggacatggttagattcacaacctaaagaaagcctgaactcttgggaaaagctagttaatgccttcttggcaaagttctttccacctcaaaaattgagcaagcttagaatagaagtccaaaccttcagacagaaggaaggtgaatccctctatgaaacttgggaaagatacaagcaattgatcagaaggtgtccttctgacatgctttcagaatgaagcatcataggtatcttctatgatggtctgtctaaactgtccaagatgtcattggatagctctgctggagaatctcttcatctgaagaagacgcctgcagaagctcaggaacttattgaaatggttgcaaataaccaattaatgtacacttctgaaaggaatcctgtgaataatgggacaaatcagaagaaaggagttcttgagattgatactctgaatgccatactggctcagaataaaatattgactcagcaagtcaatatgatttctcaaagtctgtctggcatgcaagcagcaacaggcagtaccaaagaagcttcatctgaagaagaagcttatgatcctgagaatccagcaatggaagaggtgaattacatgggagaaccctatgaaatcacctataattcttcatggagaaatcatccaaacctctcatggaaggatcaacagaggcctcaacaaggcttcaacaacaataatggtggagaaaataggtttagcaatagcaagccttttccatcatcttctcagcaatagatagagaattctaagtagagccactctgacttagcaactgtagtctctgatctaattaaaaccactcaaagtttcatgactgaaacaaggtcctccattagaaatttagaggcacaagtgggtcagctgagcaagaaagttactgaactccctcctagtactcttccaagcaatacagaagagaatccaaaaggagagtgcaaggccatcaacataacccacacggccgaacatggagaggaggaagaggtagtgattttcactgaggaagacctcaatggacgtccactggcctccaaggagttccctaatgaggaatcatgggaatctgaggctcacactgagaccatagagattccattgaatttacttttgccattcatgagctctgatgagtattcttcctctgaagaggatgaagcttttactgaagaacaagttgttaagtaccttggagcaatcatgatgttaaatgccaagttatttggtaatgagacttgggtggatgaaccccccttgctcaccagagaactggatgacttgactaggcagaaattacctctaaagagataagatcctggaaagttctcgaTACCTTGTAccgtaggcaccatgacctttgaaaagaatctgtgtgacctagggtcaagcataaacctcatgcctctctctgtaatagttcatacttttcccgagatttgatggcccaaactggcgctcGAAGTCAGCataaaatttctggcgtaaaaacgcccaaactggcaccagaattggagtt from Arachis ipaensis cultivar K30076 chromosome B09, Araip1.1, whole genome shotgun sequence includes these protein-coding regions:
- the LOC107615745 gene encoding MAP7 domain-containing protein 1-like: MAHRAEVPWEPEDEKPPAADCRKIIPHGKRFKALGHRPPSLTAFADAATSSATPSAPAAPPTSTAPSPASQPIYHLVHRLFERLDQMERRNQWRYERSEHRSKRRYEHLKLMIRSSHTDIPSEPDTPSEPPEKEADEQEEEAQAEPQHEEPQHEELQQTQQAEPQAPIQAEPQTPTLPEPTETALVHSSGGDDPSHPA